atctagtgaaaaaaaaaaaaaaacttgactaGGATTTGGATAATCTAGATTCTAATTCCTGAGTATCTTCTTAACTtcactgtgtctcagtttccccatttgtaaatgAAAGATAGGGCATTGATTATCTTTGTATAAGATACCTTTTAGCTCTGTAACTCCTCAGAACTATAGATTTGTTATTTGAATCCATCTATCTTCTACTAGGTATAGTTTCTTAAATCACAATGTCTTATAAATCTTGACATTGATTGTAGCACCTGACTGCATTTTGTACCTAAAAAAAACCTTGACATATATTAgtggaataaatgagtgaattagTGAATGAATAATTAGATGTTTATATAATACAAATTGAGTCACTATTATATTAGTAATTTAAATAAGATGTATTTAAATAAAGTATACTCTCTATTTGACTATGTTTATAGAGAAGATATAAgatcacagccttatctaacacagtgaaactatgaaccatgtcCTGTAGAGCTACCTAAGATgaaagggtcatggtggagatttttgacaaaatgcggtccactggagaagggaatggcaaaccacttcagtattcttgccttgagaaccccatgaacagtatgaaaagggaaaaagataggacactgaaagatgaactccccaagtcagtaggtgcccaatatgctatgggagaatagtggagaaataactccagaaagaatgaagagatggagccaaagcaaaaacaacacccagttgagggtgtgactggtgatggaagtagagtctgatactgtaaagagaaatattgcacaggaacctggaacgttatgtccatgaatcaagacaaattagaagtggtcaacaggagatggcaagagtcaatattgacattttaggaatcaggaactaaaatggactggaatgggtgaatttaactcagatgaccattatatctaccactgtgggaaggaatcccttagaagaaatggagtagccatcatagccaacaaaagagtccaaaatgcagtacttggatgcattctcaaaaatggcagaatgatctctgttcatttccaaggcaaaccattcaatatcacagtaatccaagtctatgacctgaccagaaatgttgaagaagctgaagttgaatggttctctgaagacctataagaccttttagaactaacaccctaaaaagatgtccttttcattacaggggactggaatgcaaaagtaggaagtcaaaaaacacctggagtaacaggcaaatttggccttggagtacagaatgaagcaggccaaaggctaatagagtttttccaagagaacatactggtcatagcaaacactctcttctaacaacagaagaatctacacatggacatcaccagatggtcaacactgaaatcagcttgtttatattctttgaaaccaaaaatggagaagctctatacagtcagcaaaaacaagaccaggagttgactgtggctcagatcatgaactccttattgcaaaattcagacttaaattgatggatgtagggaaaaccactagaccattcaggtatgaccaaaatcaaatcccttaaaattatacagtggcagtgaaaaatagatttaagggattagatctgatagacagagtccctgaagaactatgcacagaggtttgtgacattatacaggaggcagtgatcaagaccatcccaagaaaaagaaatgcaaagaggcaaatgTTCATCtaaggagcccttacaaatagctgagaaaacaagaggagcaaaaggcaaaggagaaaaggaaagatatacccatttgaatgcagtgttccaaagaatagcaaggagagattaagaaagccttcctcagtgatctccTCAGAGATTAAGAAAGCGTTCCTCAATGcgaagacatagaggaaaacaatggaatgggaaaaactagagatcacttcaagaaaattagagataccaagggaacatttcatgcaaagatgggcacaataaaggacagaaatggtatggacctaacagaagcagaagatattaagaagaggtggcaagaatacacagaagaacaatacaaaaatagACCTTCATGGCCcaggtaaccacgatggtgtgatcactcacctagagccagacatcctgaaatgcagagtcaagtgggccttaggaagcatcactacaaacaaagttagtgaaatgatggaattccagttgaactatttcaaatcctaaaagatgctgtggtgaaagtgctgcactcaatacgccagcaaatttggaaaactcagcagtggccacaggactggaaaaggtcagttttcattccaatcccaaagaaaggcaatgccatagaatgctcaaactaccacacaattgcactcatctcacacgctagcaaagtaatgctcaaattctccaagccaggcttcaacagtatgtgaaccatgaacttccagatattcaagctggttttagaaaagacaggggaaatagaagtcaaattgccaacatcggctggaccatcaaaaaagcaatagagttccagagaaacacctacttctgctttgttgactatgccaaagcctttgactgtgtggatcacaataaactgtggaaaattctaaaagagatgggaataccagaccaccttccctgcctcctgagatgcctgtatacaggtcaggaagcaacagttagaactggacatggaacaacagactggttccaaatcgggaaaggagtgcgtcaaggctgtatattgtcacacagcttatttaacttatatgcagagtacatcatgagaaattctgggctggatgaagcacaagctaaagtcaagattgccgggagaataaTCAAGAACCTCTGatctgcagatgataccacacttacagcagaaagtgaagaagaactaaagagcctcttgatgaaagtgaaaaggggagagtgaaaaagttggcttaaagcttgacattcaggaaactaaaatcatggcatctggttccttcacttcacggcaaatagatggggaaacagtgtcagacatttttgggggctccagaatcactgcagatggtgactacagccatgaaattaaaagacgtttgctccttggaagaaaagttatgaccaacctacacagcatattaaaaagcagagacattactttgccaacaagggtccatttagggagagctatggtttttccagtagtcatgtatggatgtgagagttggactgtaaagaaagctgagcgccaaagaattgatgcttttgaaatctgtggtgttggagaagcctcttgaaagtcccttggactgcaaggaattccAATCAGtatatcttaaaggaaatcagtcctgaagattcattggaaggactgatgctgaagctgaaactccaatactttggccatgtgatgcaaactgacttatttaaaaagaccctgataatgagaaagatttaaggtgggagaagaaggggacaacagaggatgagatggttggattgcatcaccaactcaaaggacatgagtttgagtaaaccccaggtcttggtatggacagggaggcctggcatgctgcagtttatggggtcagacacaactgaatggctgAACTGAAGAGTCATTTTTGGAGAAGATATACAGTACTTTTTCTAATACATGTATTTAATAAACACCAAAGCACAAGCTTACCTTTAAAGATGTGGTGAAAGCATTACTATGGTAAAGGAAGCTAATGTGCTCTAGGATATTGTTTTTTAGGGAAATAGGATAATGAAATGACTTTCTTGATAGTGGTATGTGATAGTAGCCAACTTTCACGGAGCACTTGTTATATATGTACTTAGAATTTTGcatggcttattttacttaagttttaaaaaatggggaagaatggatattaGACTATTTTGAGAGGTTGTTTGCAACATATATATCTTTTATCTTGCTAATCATTCTAACCAAGATCTAGGTACCAtattttttgttcattcatttcaatATTTGTTGAGTTCTTTTAATGTTCCAAGAATAGTTTTAGGTGCTAGGTGCTGGAGATAtagcactgaataaataaaatgcttttatctTGGGGCTTACCTTTTTGGAGAGGAAAGATAGTAAGATAGATGTTAGATAAACAGGTTAAAATTTTAGGAATAAATCTAGCTCTTAAAATCAATGGCAGCCGCCCTTCTAGTATCACTATGTTTCACGAACATTTCATATATTAATTAGTATTGTAAACATAAATTtttgattcaacaaatattaaattcCAACTATATATCAGACATTGGATAAATgacaataaacaaacaagaaactgagtctcagaaaggacagaaatttttCCAAGATCCAAGTAATTGGTAAATGGCAAAACTGGGATTTTTGAAAAAAGTATGTGAAGCTAGTGAAATAATCTTGGTTCACAGACAAGCACCATAGCAGAAAAGAGGTCAGATTCTCTTTGAAAGTAAAGATTATTTTTGAAGGTAAAGATTCATTTTGGTAAACTTGAATTTGGGATATTATACCCACAACATGAAACTGTCAAATAGACAAGTGAATTTACAAGTCTGAAATAAAGGAGAACAACTTGTGCTAGAGATAAATATTTGAGAGCTGACAGCATACAGGTAGATAATGTAATATTGATTGTGGCAAAGCTTGTATGCTATAGATTGCCAGCATTCAATTGGCAAAGTTGTCACTAGGTCATAAAAAGTGAAGATCTCGACCTTTTCTCAGACTCAGAGGATAGAAGTTCAGGTGATTTTGTGATGAGAAATGGATTATGGTAAGCCTCATGGGCAACAAAACTTAgggggattttttgtttgttttactttttaaattgtatttgtttAGAAGCTTTGACTGTCTTTAAACACTTGGAGAATCATTCAGCTGAGATGCAAAGTTGTATGCCAtaaagcagtggttcttaaaTGATAATGTACATAAGAGAAACCTATGGATCAGAGCCAGTTAAAAATTTGATTCCTAGGGCTCATTCCTAGAAACATTTATTCAGTGGAATATGAATGGGGACTAAGGATTTTTTTAAGCTTACTGGATAAATCTCATGTAAAGTTTACAGACCTCACTTTGAAAAATTCTGCTATTGCTCACTGAACAAATTGTTTTGTCTTAGTATTgtaaagggagaaggcaatggcaccccactccagtactcttacctggaaaatcccatggacagaggagcctggtaggctgtagtccatggggtcgctaagagttgggcacgactgagcgacttcatttttgcttttcactAAATTCACACCAACACTCAAATTTgtgatttatttgttcattcagcaGACAGTAAGAACTATAGCCCAGGCACTGTGGTGGACCTTGGACTCTAGTCACTGGATTCCTCTCAGAGACCAGACCATTGGATAAGAGGAACAGTCCAAAAGCAGGTAGGGAAGATTTCCATTCTAAACTCCCTGGTACACCACAGTCTGACTCTGTGTTGAGGCCCCGTGTGAACAACATCTCCGCTCCACCACCACCCATCACCCCCTGTGCATGGTGGTGGTTGTCTAGTCACCAAGCCATGTCCGATATCCCTGGACAATACCAAAGCTGGGTAGAAACGATCACCCTGGATGCTGAAATCTGAGATTTCCACATGCCACTGAAGCTATGAGAAAGCTGGTTTATTCTAACGGGCCCTGTTtgttgaattttcatttttctattgtcCAACACTTCCTGAATTCCTTGAAGCAGGTCCCATAAACCCTCAAGCCTGCTTCTCCAAGCAATGTAATGGCATTCACTAATATTGCTGTATTTCAGAGTAATAGCTCATCCAAAGTGTGTTGAACTCCTTAAAGTTGTTAATTGCTAACAGAAATTAGATTCGGATAAAATGAATGGAAGAGTCTGCATTTTACTATCTTGAGCATTTGTTTTAGATCTGTAGATAGAGCCTGCTTAGAGCTCAGcactattttgttgtttttttttctataaaaattgaACTATTTCCATCAcacttctctaatttttattgactatgttcATCTCTAACAGTTTTCTTAAGTCTAACTTCTCTGAACAGTGATTTTCCTCATCATCTGCCTTTTTATTCAGCTCTTATTGCTCTTTGTGATGATGTTGGgactttttgtatttctgtgttttattaaaGTTCTCCTAGATCCCTTTTAGAAACATGAGAGTATAATTGGATGGCAATATGGTTGCTACTTGAATATCAAAGTGAGACAATATCAAATTGTCACTGCAAATACGCagaatttataaaaagaatgaaggtaAGCTCCCTGTGCCACTCCTCTCAGACACTTTAGGAAGATCAAGGATGTAAATGAGGTCAGAGTCAGGAGGAGAGATTatgataaaatttataaagaGGGAGTAACAAAAATAGCTATCATtgaaagaccacaaataacaaacattggcaaggatgtggagcaaaaagaaccttcctacactgttgatggggatgtaaattggtacagccactatggtgaACAGTATGGGGGTTCCTCAAAAACCTAAACATAGAACTAtagtatgatccagcaatctgtCTCCTAAGTATACATCTAAAGaatcaaaaacactaatttggagtgcatgtatcatttcaatgttcatagcagcattatttacaacagccaagacatggaagtgacTCAAATGTCCAccaatggataaatggataaagctgtggtttatatataatgaaatattactcagatgtcaaaaagaataaaataatgccatttgaaataACATAGACCATTATCCTTaaagaaataagtcagaaagacaaatactgtaggttatcatttatatataaaatctaaaaaaaaaagcaaatgaataaacagaaatagactcacaaatatggagaacaaaccagtggttaccagtgagaagagggaaggaggggcaAGACAGAAGCACCAGATTAGCAGGtacaaattactatgtataaaataaataagctaccaGGAtacattgtacagcacagggaatttaGCCAATATAATATCTTTCAGTAgactataatctataaaaattttgaatcactatgttattcacctgaaagtaacacagtaAATCAAACTGTATCTCaagtagaaaacattttaaaaataagtgtttcATATGGGCAACAATATCTTTGATATATACTTACATTCTCTAGATCACAAACACTAGCCTGATAACCCACAGATATGTCAGTTATAAACTACTTACCAACATATACTTTATTATAGGTATAAAATTTAAACAACTATTTGAAGAAACAGGAAACAgtatacactgaaaaaaaaaaaccaaccctgaaATCACAACACTAGGGAAATTTAAAGGTCATCTGTTGGTAGCTTTTGGTTGCAACTGTGGAGACCTCTGCTTGCCCTGAGAAATAACTAATAGGCGGGGCTCTTGCTAAGCAGTATGACAATTTCACTTTCTCCCTTGCCTACCCTGATTGTTCCAAGAATAAGGCAGGAACTGAGTGGCTTTATTGAGAAGGAGAATTTACAAGCAGTGGTGTGCTGGTGAATAgactttccaaaaagaaaagccCTGATTGCCAGTTCCCATGGTACAAATAGTCCCACCATAGCCAATTTCAAGGATGACTATATTTCATAGCCAGAATGtgcaatatttgaaaatataacaatCAGTTTTTAGGAGCAGGGATTTGctagtggctcatatggtaaagagtctgcccgtaatgtgggagacctgaatcagatccctgggtcaggaagatcccctggagaagaaaatggcaacccactccaatattcttgcctggaaaatcccatggacagaggagcctggtgggctacagtccatagtgtcaccaagagttggatacgactgagcaacttaactttcttATGAGCTAGTGCTGGCCCACTCCAGCACACTGCTGCTTATAACTCAAGAATGATAAACACCAGCAAGTTTCCATAAATATATGTCATATAACTTTAATTTCctgagaaaatatacaaatgtaagAGGAACCATGCATCCAAGTCTTTGGCCCAACAACTACTCAacagatttcattaaaaaaaaaaaaaaaagaaatactaagaAGCACCTTGGCCTCAGGCTTAGTTTGTTCCTAAGCAgacaatacaaatatttttaaattagctttATACGGTGATATTATTAACACAATGTAGCTTTTTACAAATATCCATAAATATCTTAAATTGGGTTATCGTGTAATCATATTACATACCTTTCAACAAGAACCCATAAGCAGCTAGTTAATTTTGTAGAGTCCAAAACTTTAGCAGACCATCATTGAGTTGAGTGCTATTCATTATTTTTGGAACTTAATACATTTGACCAAGACAGGCTGTACAAAGTAAGGATGGGAGTTTGGTTGAAGTTAGCCCTGAACAATAGCCCATGCTCCCTGATCCAGGTAAGGAAAGGAAGTGTTTGAGAAAGCAAGGCATTGGTGTTGCTTCCCTCTATCTGCCAAGGGAATATATACCCCCTGAAGATCTAATCTGCTAAACTTTATAGACATCCAACATGAGAGCAGAAATACCAACCCTAAAGCTAAAATAGTGTGATACAGTGGGAAGCCTAAGGCCCCTTGTTAATCATTCATTCTGTGGGGTGAAGCAAGTTACATATGTTCCACCTGCCTCCATATTCTCAGTGTTAAAATTGTGCCAAAATATCTGCCCCGTTAACTTTCTAGAGTTGCCATGTGATATATGAAAGTACTTTGCAAACTGCCTAGCCAGCTAAAAATACGGAATCATGACATGAAAAAATACAGTACTGGTAATATCAATTTCTGTGGTTAAATCTTATGATTAGTAATGATTACTCTTTCTTTACCATCAGCCATGTTTAGGCACATGGACAAACAAGTTCTCATGAAGCCCTATGTAAAGGTTCAGAATGACCCTTTTGACCAGCTGGTTTTATAAAGCACCAAGCACCCTGAGtgtgattaaattaagaaaaattcccAAATAAAGTGCATCCCATTCCAATGCCACCTGTGTCTCTGTCCCCTCATGCCATCAAATGTGAAGTGGAGTATTGCTGGCATAGCAGTGGCCACCCTCCAAGTCTGACTACTTTTTTATTAGGAGGGTCTCAGAAGATAGGAATATAGGAAGAATGAAGTCAAGCAATCCACAGTACAAGAATATGAGAACAAGGGCAGACTATTGCCCTGGATCTTTTCTGCATACAAGATAAGACTTCTGTGGAAAGAAGACTTCATTTTTCCACCCAGAGATTCAAGGGTTAGACAAAGACACTTGGAGAAGATTCTGTCCTCTAGCCACCCATATTCATTTCATGAACTAACAAAACTGTCTTTGCTGATCTAACATCAAGGGTTACCAAATGCCTTTTGTCCTTCTTCTGAGTCTCATTCAGACAggcatgagaaaagaaaattcacatgCAAGAAGTTCTGTTTCTGTTGATTTGTATACTCAGATGAACTGCAGAGATTGAAAATCTTCCTTGTCCAGCCTATGCACTGATGTCTCTGCAAGTGCTGAAGAGGATGAGGAGACCAAATCAAGTCTCTAGGAGATGAATTGGGGATTTGTAAGTAAAAAGATCCCCCAGTATGTCTTATTTTTTAGAACCTGATGCTCAGCATTGAATATCAAGTCTATTACATCTCCAGCGTGGAATTCGTAAGCCCCTCCTACATTCTGGATCGTAGAGTTGTTGGTTAGAGCTTGTATGGGGTCTTCGTTCTTACGCAGCTGCACCTCGAATGGAGCTCGTCCATTGTAGGCTGTATTGGGAACCACTTGGCCATAAATTAAATACAAACCATTCTGAAGTATCTTCAGCCTCCAGTCAGCTGTCTTATTCACACAAGAAGGCTCAGGAGAAGGCATTTGCCATTTTGAAGGTAATGGTCCTATAAGATATTTATAAGGGGAGAatggggggaggaaaaaaaaagaaaagcatagttatttaattatttcatcATCTTCCTGATAATAGTTCTTTCCTACTTATAGGAAAGGTCTATACTAGGTCTCTCCAACCACAATTTTAAGTATCTACCACTCCCTACTATGAAGAAATTGCCTAAGTTTATCTCTTGCTTGGGGGGCTCTAAGAAAATAAGTTTGGCATAGGGAAATGGGTTAAGTTTTAGGTGGCACTGTATCACTTCTCAACCAATATTTGTGaaataagaagaagaaaggaatgaCACACTAGGATGGTGATGATAAGAGTT
The sequence above is a segment of the Ovis aries strain OAR_USU_Benz2616 breed Rambouillet chromosome 12, ARS-UI_Ramb_v3.0, whole genome shotgun sequence genome. Coding sequences within it:
- the TNFSF18 gene encoding tumor necrosis factor ligand superfamily member 18 — its product is MSLSHMENMPLSHSSLQGAQRPSWKQWLLYSTVIIVLCSFSALIFIFFPLKTAQGPCVAKFGPLPSKWQMPSPEPSCVNKTADWRLKILQNGLYLIYGQVVPNTAYNGRAPFEVQLRKNEDPIQALTNNSTIQNVGGAYEFHAGDVIDLIFNAEHQVLKNKTYWGIFLLTNPQFIS